Part of the Arachis hypogaea cultivar Tifrunner chromosome 6, arahy.Tifrunner.gnm2.J5K5, whole genome shotgun sequence genome, cgaaggagctgactgcaattctgcaccgttcGTACGATAATGTCATGGCAGAGATGgaatcattaaaagccaaaaggaaggggacatcttctttatccaacgaagacgccaacttggaatccgttaacgagcttcaaagcccgccaaggattcgaacaagaggacgtccaaaaaataggctaggttcaaagttggacaaacagattgcaaatgccacaaagaagaagaaaacgaaagttttaagcgaggtaaaagtaatgttctttaaatttgtggtgattgagtttatttttctcgttaatagtttagctaatgtgtgagtgttatattcagataaacctgtttgatgctgcatcagtggtgcattcaaattccagccaatatcaaggacacgttATGAATAATCAGTTCAGGGTACtagcagcaggggataactctttgggtgtatagttttatagaatatgggtgtaaaagcactgttctttttggtgtatttttgttaattcacaatttacatatagatacatatatagatatatatagaacgaaagctgtaaaaattcgcaggttatgggtgtatatttgatttgatgtttttcttcatattttagtacttgtaattcatacattttgaatacagtacagacagtttgggtgtatattttatgcaatcttgggtgtattattagacttgcgttgggtgtaacagtttataatttgcgtttatatatgccttgattttttcttcatattttaccacctgtaatacagcttttgaatacagcacagacagtttaacagcacagataatttaactatggaaaaaatatacatggaatagaagttgttgataaatggcaaatatttacagcatttgttcaatttacaaactagctAGCAGTTGGATTACgcagtttctatatcagcagaatttatctgacaaaacggactcaataatacagaggatggcttcgacagccttatagcaTTACTCTCTCTAATTGCCTGATCTCTTTCTTTATTCATCTCACTCAATAGTATCTGcgaagcatactccactctatagtggtccacctcttcctacaattaaaaagtatattctgtttaaacagcaatattaattcagtaaagtagtacagagttatatagttctaaagacagtttacctgtggccaattatcccattcatacttcccctttttaatgttttccgactcaattaactcaagccacttcataatgtagatagcgcagtcatagctgaaaacgaagaaaataaattacaaatctcatttacgaaagtttaatgttcaaagtcacaaatttataccttgttttttggcctgatattttaacatatgatgctttaatttccttctccttctcccctttcttcagaggttccccgccggcatatgttatcaattttgaaaatacatatcctttaaataccaaaacaaatcagtaatacacacgaatgaatgcacaagatacacccaactgaatggacaatatacacccaacacaatcttcgaaatagacctatctattaaagtaatgaagacagaggcaacttacagtgaatttattaagctGCTTTCTCTCTTCGCTTGGAGCTTTTTtatgtagcgggtcaagtatatgACATCTCCGCTTCGTTGTATCtatcagccataaccaccaatggccCGAGTagcaaacaggtgcaaaaatctgaaggattgccacatttcaacagtgtgttattttatttggcatataagtaaagaagcgtactaacaaatttagcaaatgaaaacttacatatggatgcgaagttaatttttttgcatCTATGAAGGGAATAAAACTCGGGTAGTTTTCCACCCTGAATTCTTTATTTGTTTTCGGTAATATGAATTCCCCTTTTGGGTGATCTGAAAGGGCCATGTTCTCCAATAATTGCGAAACAAgaaatgaaatactgaaaatacaCCCAAGTCAATACtttaaatacacccaaatgactaCACAACTTAAACCCAATCGAacgtaaaaaatacacccaaatcaatacagaaaatacacccaaagtttgtagaagtaacacttaccacaatatcgggggggggggagacagtatttttgttcttgaaaccttttttcatttttctggttaaggatgaggcagatagcagatacaatctagaaatatataccgaaattaattttacattaataaacattgcagttgactttggtgtaaaaacattaatgttattctaatattacctcagattctatataactttttgcctggagggatGCAAGGTGCATTCTAATCAAAATGTATTTATCTTGGGCAATCAAAGTGCACATGTGCTCATACTCGTTAGTATTGCCATTTGCGTCTGTCTTCAGTCgcgtcccccagatgtagcacttttgtttcatatcatccgtaATCTGATTTATTCCctcaggagtttcaaacttcccagaactttctcccccagtctcccttTGAATTTCTGGACTTTTGTTTTTTCCCTTCGCCGCACTGCTTGCTATTTTTTGGACTAAATTGTCTAATTGTTCTAGCAAATTTGCAACTTCTGGAGATTTTTCActttctgtctcctgcgttgacgctccctcctggcttgaatcagtcaagccaaggctgaatgatggcactggatctgttttaggaacataggttgctgtccgtgccatcatcataaGGGCAACAACGTCTTCTGCGGTTGGATGACTGCGTCATCATGTATAACgtattataagaataagaatatacggatgataagcaaagattgattttagtctgatgaacttacattttagttggagctgggggaagcgtgGGTGTGGTTTCTTGAAGTTGTTGGGGGGGTTCAGAAGTGCTGCACAGTTAAACAAAATTAATCATGGCGTAAAAAAACAaatcaggaacaatatacacccaaactgttaccAACTATACACCCGAACTTTAACCcaatatacacccaatactatttcttacgtttctgtAGTTCCTTCTATCTGAGGCAGaggggttggttcaaaatctgacacaggtgtttcttgaagttccggcacagtggttgtttgggacGCCGGCACAAAAACTTGAATCGGGActctaaagaagaagaaaaatgaaaggttaacaacgcctttgaaaataataaggttataaggttgaaatattcttgaaaaactcacattaCAAGCGCATTCGACGGTGTCTGTTCCCTCACAACTATCATATTCGAATCAGccggactcaacctaaaatacacccaaagaaagttaAAAAATACACcagaacaattcaaaaagaagacagggtttgttttttgagaacttacatacttgcagtttttgcttttttttcctgccttttttttctcgaataaaataataaagggatttttttctaaaaaaatatatacagaattagaagtagaaggtaatagaagaacaaaagtaacggttatttgaaagagaaattacatgctctgtgacggctggtttacactactctgttctgtgcgtccttgagaggaaggatcatcacttcccaagttcacagccagtattctaaacagatttcatgttattcagacaaaataagagacaggtataaaatacacccaaatgaatgcacaagatacaaccaacttaatggacaatatacacccaacacaacaaacgaaatatcccaacttaataaacaacatacacccaacttgatcaacaagatacacccaaatggttccacaaaatacacccaaatcatgataacaagattttattaaataaagcatcttacgtttcagaggagacatatcgaccttctgtcgatcgcaggtcagctttGTTCTCCCTGCGAAATAAGAAACAATCATTAGCAAAGAAAACACACCAAAATCTGAAATAGACACCCCAGCAAGACATACCCGTCTACAGCAAATTTATCAACATTTTCCCTTAGCAATTCATCTAGTTcttcacttgatatttcatatctctcactacattcataaaagaagatgttaacaaaaataattacgatgatagacggtaatatagcttacgaggtactgtacccatCAAAGTATGGATCTTCTTCAGGAGATGAATCCTCTAcaataacttttttcttttttgattgtgttctgggtggaaaaaaaaagtatgaatcagaaataaaaaattaattttatcacagaatattttatccaaagaagtgcttacttttttggtattgtttttgtctttttctttttcttttccttctccaccGGTATTGATTCTTCGTTTctataagttaataagagacacttcagttaatacacgaaatctttataatcaagccaaaagaaaggagtaataatttcagaagattactcatcacttgattcagattcagattctgaatcagagtCTGACTCCTCttgacttttctttctttttctggagtccaatctggaaggcaaacaatcattatttagaacatactaaagatataaaatacacccagatgaatgcacaagatacaactaactgaatggacaatatacacccaacacagcAAAAGAAACACACCCAACGTAATAAACTACATAGACCCAACTTGATCAACAAATTACACCCAAATGattccacaaaatacacccaactccaAAACGtaattacacccaagtatggtacttactttttttcctttttgctggGGTGTTTCCTTAGTGAATCCTCTAAGTCTTtttgagtctcagactcagaggtagaactgTCACTCTCAGTAGTTGTTTGTGTCTCCGAAGATGaactcgccttcctttttttgttttttttatttcttgtttttttccttttttttctatttttttcattttttctctcgtCTCTGCCATCtttacaatcccctgaaacattagatattttagttagcagcattcgggtaaataaaatacatgcaacatattatgtttacttaccaaaatttcctctgtttctgcactcattctttccaccaactgctccttactcCAGTTGACAATCCAGGGTTTTGGTGGTCTTTCAGACCTCTTCTTTCCTTTGTTTTTTGAGAgatgaaagtaaattatcatcAGTGCAAACAtgcagccatcaattgccttcttctttttttccttgtagtctgtgatgcccttgacgatgaaggtcaaaacatgccccgCCCAGTTTCTCTCCGTGATGCCATCCATCTcaaaaattggggccaggtgcacaggcgagattttgtttattgtcgttggcaaaaggaacgccatctgtatatagaggatgaaaatcctcttgaacattagGCGTTCCTCTTCGTTACCAACGCCGATATCCATCATCTCGTCGGtgagacttttgagggtcttaccctggaatcttctaaatATTATTTTGTCATCCTCAGAAAATTTCTTATACTCGACTTTctgaggaaatagatctcctacaaaaaggaaaacaacaaagtatcaaagtcggttcaaatacacccaagcatcaacttaaatacacccaagcatcaacttaatatacacctataattttgagctagttacctgttgcattgatgccaagcgcatgacCTATATTTCTTGGTGTTATTTtgaaagaaccatatcctgtttccagtctgttctccccaagtttgaagttgtttgccagctcccttaacagttggtgatgcacccttagtggtgggatgtgcatcaacccaccgaatccgagatccctcacaatcgctttcttctcctcactcatgtttctgaatttatcacttaggagatgtgtggcacacttaaggtcttttgtttggtttcttgctgccattttctctgaaacgaaaaatacacccaaagatatcagtaagatacacccatttatatgagtcagatacacccattaataacagtaagatacacccattgataatagtaagatacacccatatatatgagtcagatacacccattaataacagtaagatacacccattgataacagtgagatacatccatagatatgattcagatacatccatatatatcagtcagatacacccatagatatgattcagatacatccatatatatcagtcagatatcactcaaacatgcttcaatatcaagcaacattacaaggtcaagcagTATACACCCCCAATATACGGAATATACccccaaaaatcagttaccagaagatctagaacaacaagaataacaggagaacttagaacaacaacgtagaagaacagtgtaacaaagaagcaagaataatagtaaaccctagaacaacgacgtagaagaaaagtaaaaccTAGTTCGTAATCTAGAAAATATACAGGAATCTTAATGAACTTACCTTGagtattgttgctttgttttctcTTCAGATTCTTGATGGAGAGTTTGATGGTGTGTTGATGGAGGTTTCAAAGGTTAGCGACGACTTGTATATTTTGAACTTCGGTTTTCGCTCAAAAATAGAAGGGTTGCTTTGTTTTCGAATcgctttgagaagtggaagaagtggaagagtctgccattaCTTGTAGCCTACGTAACCGTTTGAGTGGCGAGCGCGTGAATGTGACGCTCCATTCAATCCCTTTTCATATGCGTGAGTTGTATTTGGGCTGGCCAACTTATAAACTTGtaagcttgtatgtgtagcaagcCCCTTTTTTATGAGTATTGAGATGCAATCCAAATAAGAGTTAGCTAAAGTTAGATGTATCCtttattaattacttatttttttcatAGTAGACTGTTTTTTATAATTAGTTGACTGCCAGTTAGCTGGACTCCTGATTGATTTTCTTTTctgtctttatatatatatatatatatatatatatatatatatatcttttaaactagtaaactaggaaGAGCACAAGCTGACATGGAATTTTcctataatttagattttttgtaaaattatttttaacacaaGTTTCAATCTCAGTTGTATATCTATGTATCTAATTATGTATCTATTTGTAGTGTAGGTCTTAGGTTTCAATCACTGCCAATTATATTTATAGGTTTTAGTAGGGTTGGTAATTTTTTTTAGGCTTTAATGTATACAAAAAAAGTAGTGGATATGACATTTCATTATATTTGGCCCACACTTCATGTTTTTGTGCTTGTGTATACGGATCAAAAAGATTAAAGGCCCTCATTTCAGAAAAATATGGTTGCAAGCTTTAAAAAAAAGACCAAATtaggttttaaaaaaaatcaaaataaaaagaatccaaTCTCTTATAAAGGTGAGGTAATAAAAGTGAACTATACCAGAAGATAACGTTGTATTGAGAAAGAGTGGCTAGGGTTAAATATTAGGAATGAGAAGGGTTACACAGGTGTGCTCTTTGATGCAGAGATCTCAGGATTTAGAAGTTCAATTCATCgattgtttatttatatttttctctctGATATATTTTCGTTTATTTCATTGGAAGATTATTCATGGTTTTATTTTTAGGGTGTGGTTCGTAGCATTTAGATATTATTTTGGTATCATGTAGAAGTGGTTTTTGGTGATTGGTGGTTGTTTGGTTTCCCCCAAAATCTGGATTTGTATTCTGACAAGAGATGGGGTTTGTGATTGTAAATTTGATGTCATTGATTCTgtagattttttctttttttttaaaattcgaattttttcatttatttcattgGAAGATTATTCATGATTTTGTTTTTAGGATGTGGTTTGTAGCATTCAGATATTTGTGATGTATGACGTAGAAGAGGTTTTGGTAATTGGTGGTTGTTTGGTTTTCTCCCAAAATCTGGATTTCGATTCTGACAAGTAGTGTCATTGATCCTGTagatttcttcttttattttttttatttttaaattcgatttttttaattatacatcATGTAAATGCTTTATGATTTTCATTTCATCTTTCTTTGCTTGTGTCTTCTTTATAGAATGAAGGcttatttgatttgatgtttgaTAGAGATCTTTTATGGAGATGTGATATGTGTGAATGTGGAGTAGTTGGTGGTTGTCAGTATAAACTTCTGTGATATCAAAAATGGTAGTTCCCTTATCACATCATTTCTTtttccaagaaaaccctaaattaGTCTATGAGAAACCTCAGTTCTTTTTGGATTTGCAAGGTGAAAAATCTTTACTTCCCCCTATTTTGctaaaaaatttgaattcaaatttgAAACTATTCATCTAGCGTTGTCTATAAAAGAGGGTTGAAGTGGTAAAAGTAGTGCAGATCATTGGCTTTGTTCATCTTTCACATATCTtcatattgttgttgttttcttttctacaaGTGTTTTAGTGCGCTCAAATGAGTCCATCTTTTGATGCTATTAGCAAGATAGTTCCTCCAAGAGAGGCTTGGAGGCTTAAAGTGAGGGTAATTAGGGCTTGGATTGTTCCAAGCTTTGGAAATCCAGATTCTCCAAATTCAATGGAGCTTATTTTGGTGGATGAAAATGTTAGTGATTTTATTTGTAGTTTATTTTGAGTTAGCATATTGTTGATATTTCTTTAGTTGCTGACTAACatgtattcttattttttattatttatagtcaAACAAAATCCAGGCCACTATAAGGAAGCAACTTATCAACAGGTTTAAAGATAATATTATTGAAGGGAATTGCTACAAGATGTGTTATTTCTCTGTTGTTCCAAATCATGGCTCTTATAGAGCTACAAAACATGAGTTTAAGCTTACATTCCTCTTCCAAACAATAGTAACAACTTTACCAGATGATATCATACCAAGAGTCTGTTTTACTCTATATCCTTTTGAGGAGATATTGCAAATGAGTCAAGATCATGATTATTTAGTTGGTGAGTGGTTCTgtattttttttccattattgAGATTATGTGTTGTTGATCTTGTTATATATTATTCTACTTTTTTGTGGTTTTTTTAATGTACTTGCAGATGTTATTGGGTTGCTGACTTTAGTTGGAGAGGAAAAAAGTTATGATAAAGATGGAAAAACAATCAAGATGGTTGTTGCGGAGCTTTCTTCTCAAAAGTTCGTTGCTTCATTACTTTCTTATTTCAGCATAtggttttcatttagttttttgttttatctattttttatgttACAATTTGTTATGTTTTATTTGTAGGATGGTGCTTAGGTGCGCCCTGTTTGGAGAATATGTGGATCAACTaaatcattttctttcttctggtTATGTTGAACAACCAGTAGTGATTCTTCAACTTGCCAAAGTTAAGCTTTTTCGAGGTACTGTTGTTGAATATTGTATTATCATgatttttttaaactcttttcttACATTGTTGGTATAAGATTTTTTTAGAAAGGTTGCTAacatttttttcctcttttttaggGCAACCTGGGTTACAAAATGTCATGAAAGcaacaaaaatatatcttaatcctgACTTGGCAGCTGTTGTTGATTTCAGGAAGAGGTTTGTGTAGTACTATTTTTcatatatttagttttatttatttttatgtatgttTGAATATGCTGAAAAAAGCATTAAGATTGTTCCTTCATTGTCATTTTGTTAGCGTGGTAGAGCAAGGGATAAATGGGACCCAGCCACTGTTTATTGCTAATGAAGGAAAAACTATCTCATTGGAGGATGACTTCATGAGGTTGACTAAGAAATCTACAATAGATGAGTTGCAAGAAAACAAGgaggttaaaaattttttttttatctgattTGTAGTTATTTGTTTTCGTTCTTGATTATTAAATCCTTTGAAACTTtgattcttaaatttttatgGTTTCTTATGCATTTGGCTTCTATTTTCTATGATTTGTAGGATGGAACCTTTGTCATTTTAGGTATT contains:
- the LOC112697099 gene encoding replication protein A 70 kDa DNA-binding subunit B-like; this encodes MSPSFDAISKIVPPREAWRLKVRVIRAWIVPSFGNPDSPNSMELILVDENSNKIQATIRKQLINRFKDNIIEGNCYKMCYFSVVPNHGSYRATKHEFKLTFLFQTIVTTLPDDIIPRVCFTLYPFEEILQMSQDHDYLVDVIGLLTLVGEEKSYDKDGKTIKMVVAELSSQKMVLRCALFGEYVDQLNHFLSSGYVEQPVVILQLAKVKLFRGQPGLQNVMKATKIYLNPDLAAVVDFRKSVVEQGINGTQPLFIANEGKTISLEDDFMRLTKKSTIDELQENKEDGTFVILGIITDVVEEGCWWYSTCVCGKTVHPESGVYFCDMCMHHVTNVIPRYRLKVVVSDETGQGIFVLFDRETTYLVKKTCADLFNEVHKDSKVLCGDDYPIIFRNLEGKKVLLKVDTKSLGVDRYFGTFRVKRICDDAAIISMFELAQTEITPLKDAPVPVFGPELGETSNTKCAENTVMSSFLQKEANVAGLDDIHLDMEGVKEVDILDHSVDSDENVVLSDDVGSLIRSDVDETQDLLSHLLDDSRKVNVPNVVPKDAVFLKVKRNLEADFDKELEDTVAHCSKIIKIEDS